The genomic region ctaGAAAATGAGAAAATATGGAATGACATTCTTCGAGAactagaaaaggagaaaatacgaAACGAGATTTTTCAAGAACTAGAAAATGAGAAATATGGATAGAGATTCTTCGAGAACTAGcaaaaggagaaaatacggaacgagATTCTTTGAGAACTAGCAAAAGTGAAAATATGGAACGAGATTCTTCCAGTAATTAGTCAGCAGTCATTACTTCTTAATGAACTCGAATTCACGAAATGAGGagtaatgtaaggagaagcgttgcaTAATTCATTTAGTTTCTGTTTGGCACCTTCAATCTCCGTTGCTTCATTTAAAATAACAATAGCTTGTGGGCCCGTATCACTAGTTTTCGGTTTTGCTATTTTTAACAAAGCGGCCTCGGCTGCATGAAGCTTTGCATTTTCTTTAGTGTCAGAAGAGCGTGATGCGATAAGTGTACCATCCATATAGACATTTGCAATGGTTCTGTCACCTGCGAGTTTATATGGATTAGAACGACatttaatcaaatcaaaagttgcATTTTGAAACACTCACCATTCCTCTTCTGATATTATATATCAAGTTGTTTTCCGTCCTTCTGACACGCCTCATACAATGCTGTAATAGATTGTGGTTTAGCTAAAATGACATCAAGCATGACTAACGGTTCAAGTAAGTGTCTAAAAATCTGAAAACTCAAGTTCACCTTGTTAGTTTCATTCAATATTAAATATAATTACGGAATCTTATTGAACGTGAACAAACCATCCATGTATGttgcaagttaaatccacaatcaatgTATAGAGCTGTAGCAACAGATTCAACAATATCGCTTTCAATATTATTCATCATTTCGTGAATTCAAGTTCATTAAGAAGTAATGACTGCTAGActaattgcaagactgtttgtTGGGCTTcgaatgctcacacagggtgataaacaatgCTGAtatggaattggagaaccgttgtgtatttgCTCACTtgttgttgaaatcgaagaaaagagtaaaaaaggtgAAATGAGGCGTGTTACGTTGGAAACTGAGGTTGAAAATTTGAAGTAAAACATTTATATTTTCAAATAAAACATTTAACATCTCATTAACGCAAATGCAATACCTACAAAATTTAATAGACGCTATTTGTCAATATAGAAACTTAAaaagagaagcaactaaaaaagcGGTGAATGGTGAAGAACACATTTAACATCTCACCTCCCTTTGATCATCATAACCAATAACCTTCACCTTTTCATCGTCACGACACTCCATCCCACACTTTCCCGTGGATTCTATACCCATCTTCCTGCGACATGGCGTCAAAACACTTGAATCCCAATGCTTCCTTACATTACTCATCGTTTCCTGAATTCAAGTTCATTAAGAAGTTATGAATGCTGACTAATTGCAAGACGGTATATGACCAGTATAAATTTATATGGGTCGTATGcaacttttataattttttaatcaATCGTATACTCCACATACGAGCACTGTTTTATGTctttatacgggccgtataacgttTTACGACCCATATACAATTAACCAACTTTCATTTTTTAATTAGTATATGTGAAATTGACGAAAACGCAGTAACGTTGAGGATTTAGAACTACAAACTTTGTTTGAGTTAGTACATTTATACACCAATAATGTTCTGATATCGAAAACTGTCGGAGAATGCATCCTTAAACTTGATAGCAGCTTTTGCATTTGTAAACTTGACAGCAACTTCTTGCTTAAACAATGTTCAGATATCGAGTTATACGTTCCTTGTAAAAGTTTTTTCTGGGTCTGGTAAGAATTTGGGTGATGATGAAGGTTctggaaattgaaggaaaaggactTCGTTATGGTTTggggagaatgttctagaaattgaaagaaaaggacTGTGTTTTTTGTATTTACCATATCCATTATCCCCTAGTTATTACCATATCCATTATCCTCTTGGTAGTTGTTATCATATCCATTATCCCCTTGGTAGTTGTTATCATATCCATTATccccttggtagttgttaccatTATTTAATTACGTTAAGCTTGATCTTATTTCATCTTCGAGAACTAGCAAAAGGAGAGAATACGGAACGAGATTCTTTGAGAACTATATCTATCCATTATCCCCAAGATTTCATTAGAGTATAATTATAATTCCCCTAATATCAGGCCCATCATTTATCGTGGAATGCACAACAATATGGTGATATTAGAACACTGTACACTGCAAGTAAACACAAGGGCTTTGTGATGATATGTtacaaattgggaaccacatatttgtgtgttgcagtttggaaagatgaccgaatagagatctgaataaccgaTATAGCCCATTTGTAACCCAACTAAAATCTCATAACTATGAATCTCTTCCCTCCAAAACCACCACCTTGTCGCGTATGTCTCCTTGAGTCT from Helianthus annuus cultivar XRQ/B chromosome 10, HanXRQr2.0-SUNRISE, whole genome shotgun sequence harbors:
- the LOC110882458 gene encoding ribonuclease 3-like protein 2; the protein is MNNIESDIVESVATALYIDCGFNLQHTWMIFRHLLEPLVMLDVILAKPQSITALYEACDRTIANVYMDGTLIASRSSDTKENAKLHAAEAALLKIAKPKTSDTGPQAIVILNEATEIEGAKQKLNELCNASPYITPHFVNSSSLRSNDC